From Enhydrobacter sp., the proteins below share one genomic window:
- a CDS encoding FAD-dependent oxidoreductase, whose product MTGSWSMGAGKAERVVVVGAGMAGLVAARLLHDSGFEVIVLEARERLGGRVWTDSRLGVPLDLGGSWVHGVDGNPLTSWCDALGVKLIESEGDRLLIDPRATAATRNGQQRRAVPGRSAFAAAIAWSSWKSKLMARVHGPRSISVKDAIDPLLGAKWLREIDRLVVATYLERSEGVHGSLYDKISVEEWFPTEGLERNAQPRGGFQPLLDDAARGLDIRFGAAVERIAWGGEGVTAVLAGGERIAADRALVTVPIALLRAGKPSFEPPLPAQQQEAIERIGYGAGVLAKIYLRFPEVFWPTQSKWFGRLPDAPDRRGTFNTFVAHHEETGLPILLSFANGQTARRYDLETPDEAVKDAAVASLRKMFGANRVPEPEAFVFPRWLSDPWSRGGYTYPGVGSPVEDRERHARPLADRVFFAGEATEPGEYGTVHAALWSAELAVTSLWRTTVGGDPDRSRRPWAKARVGAGRAYGSKK is encoded by the coding sequence ATGACCGGCTCCTGGTCGATGGGCGCGGGCAAGGCCGAGCGCGTGGTCGTCGTCGGTGCCGGCATGGCGGGGCTGGTGGCGGCGCGGCTGCTGCACGATTCGGGATTCGAGGTCATCGTGCTCGAGGCGCGCGAGCGGCTGGGGGGCCGGGTGTGGACCGATTCGCGGCTCGGCGTGCCGCTCGATCTCGGCGGATCGTGGGTGCATGGCGTGGACGGCAATCCGCTGACATCGTGGTGCGACGCGTTGGGCGTGAAGCTGATCGAATCGGAGGGCGACCGCCTGCTGATCGATCCGCGCGCCACCGCCGCCACGCGCAACGGCCAGCAGCGGCGCGCCGTGCCGGGGCGCAGCGCCTTCGCCGCGGCGATCGCCTGGTCGAGCTGGAAAAGCAAGCTGATGGCGCGAGTTCATGGCCCGCGCTCGATCTCGGTCAAGGACGCGATCGATCCGCTGCTCGGCGCGAAGTGGCTGCGCGAGATCGACCGGCTGGTCGTGGCGACCTACCTGGAGAGAAGCGAGGGCGTGCACGGCTCGCTCTACGACAAGATCTCCGTGGAGGAGTGGTTTCCGACCGAGGGGCTCGAGCGCAATGCCCAGCCCAGGGGCGGCTTCCAGCCCCTGCTCGACGACGCCGCACGCGGCCTCGACATCCGCTTTGGTGCGGCCGTCGAGCGCATCGCATGGGGCGGCGAGGGCGTCACCGCCGTTCTCGCGGGCGGCGAGAGGATCGCCGCGGACCGCGCGCTCGTGACGGTACCCATCGCACTGCTGCGCGCCGGCAAGCCGTCCTTCGAGCCGCCCCTGCCGGCCCAGCAGCAGGAGGCCATCGAGCGGATCGGCTACGGTGCCGGAGTCCTCGCCAAGATCTATCTGCGCTTCCCCGAGGTGTTCTGGCCGACGCAATCGAAGTGGTTCGGCCGGCTGCCCGACGCACCCGATCGGCGCGGCACCTTCAACACCTTTGTCGCCCACCACGAGGAGACCGGCCTGCCGATCCTGTTGAGCTTCGCCAACGGCCAGACGGCGCGGCGCTACGACCTCGAGACGCCTGACGAGGCGGTGAAGGACGCCGCGGTCGCCTCGCTGCGCAAGATGTTCGGCGCCAATCGCGTGCCCGAACCGGAGGCCTTCGTGTTCCCGCGCTGGCTGAGCGATCCCTGGTCGAGGGGCGGCTACACCTATCCAGGCGTCGGCAGCCCGGTCGAGGATCGCGAGCGGCACGCCCGCCCGCTTGCCGACCGCGTCTTCTTCGCCGGCGAAGCGACCGAGCCCGGCGAGTACGGCACGGTCCATGCCGCGCTGTGGTCGGCCGAGCTCGCCGTGACATCGCTGTGGCGCACGACGGTCGGCGGCGATCCCGACCGCTCGCGGCGTCCGTGGGCCAAAGCGCGGGTTGGCGCGGGCAGGGCCTACGGGAGTAAGAAGTAG
- a CDS encoding twin transmembrane helix small protein: MTVANVLFVLVILSGLATLGVLFAGLVSMSRNRESTVEGGRRSNRLMWWRVRLQLLTLVLILLWYLASRT, translated from the coding sequence ATGACCGTCGCCAACGTCCTTTTCGTCCTCGTCATCCTCTCGGGCCTCGCCACGCTCGGCGTGCTGTTCGCGGGCCTGGTGTCGATGAGCCGCAATCGCGAGTCGACCGTCGAAGGCGGACGGCGCAGCAACCGTCTGATGTGGTGGCGCGTGCGGCTGCAGCTGCTGACCCTGGTGCTGATCCTGCTGTGGTACCTGGCGAGCCGGACGTGA
- a CDS encoding cob(I)yrinic acid a,c-diamide adenosyltransferase → MVKLTRIYTRGGDKGDTSLGRGERVAKHDARVEAYGTVDELNAVVGLAREAMLRGGGDRAPLVETDAMLGRIQNDLFDLGADLCTVEAKGGGEALRVVPAQTARLEREIDAMNGELKELTSFILPGGSEASSWLHLARTVARRAERRMTALAAGQPVNGEAIKYVNRLSDHLFVLARRLNDNGARDVLWVPGGNRSAT, encoded by the coding sequence ATGGTCAAGCTGACGCGTATCTACACAAGAGGTGGCGACAAGGGAGACACGTCGCTCGGCCGCGGCGAACGCGTGGCCAAGCACGATGCGCGCGTCGAAGCCTACGGCACGGTGGACGAGCTGAACGCGGTCGTCGGGCTGGCGCGAGAGGCCATGTTGCGTGGCGGCGGCGACCGCGCGCCGCTGGTCGAGACCGACGCCATGCTCGGCCGCATCCAGAACGACCTGTTCGATCTCGGCGCCGACCTCTGCACCGTCGAGGCCAAGGGCGGCGGCGAGGCGCTGCGGGTCGTGCCGGCGCAGACGGCGCGGCTGGAACGCGAGATCGACGCGATGAACGGCGAGCTGAAGGAGCTCACCTCGTTCATCCTGCCGGGCGGCAGCGAGGCGTCGTCGTGGCTGCATCTGGCGCGCACCGTGGCGCGCCGCGCCGAGCGGCGCATGACGGCGCTGGCCGCCGGGCAGCCGGTCAACGGCGAGGCGATCAAGTACGTCAACCGCCTGTCCGACCACCTGTTCGTGCTCGCGCGCCGCCTCAACGACAACGGCGCGCGCGACGTGCTGTGGGTTCCGGGCGGCAACCGTTCGGCGACCTAA
- a CDS encoding electron transfer flavoprotein subunit beta/FixA family protein: MKVLVAVKRVIDYNVKIRVKADNTGVETANVKMSMNPFDEIAVEEAIRLKEKGGATEIIAFSAGPAQCQETIRTALAMGADRGVLVQTDAELQPLAVAKLLKAVVDKEQPGLVIVGKQAIDDDSNQTGQMLAALLGWSQGTFANKLSLADGSAEVKREVDGGLENIKIKLPAVVTTDLRLNEPRYASLPNIMKAKKKPIETLAPDALGVDVAPRLKVLKVEEPPKRKSGIKVKTVAELVDKLKNEAGVI; the protein is encoded by the coding sequence ATGAAAGTGCTGGTCGCGGTCAAGCGGGTCATCGACTACAACGTCAAGATCCGCGTCAAGGCCGACAACACGGGCGTCGAGACGGCGAACGTCAAGATGTCCATGAACCCCTTCGACGAGATCGCCGTGGAAGAGGCGATCCGCCTCAAGGAGAAGGGTGGCGCGACCGAGATCATCGCCTTTTCCGCCGGGCCGGCGCAGTGCCAGGAGACGATCCGCACCGCGCTCGCCATGGGCGCCGACCGCGGCGTGCTGGTGCAGACCGACGCCGAGCTGCAGCCGCTCGCGGTCGCCAAGCTGTTGAAGGCCGTGGTCGACAAGGAGCAGCCGGGCCTGGTGATCGTCGGCAAGCAGGCGATCGACGACGATTCCAACCAGACCGGCCAGATGCTGGCGGCGCTGCTCGGCTGGTCGCAGGGCACCTTCGCCAACAAGCTCAGCCTCGCCGACGGCTCGGCCGAGGTGAAACGCGAGGTCGACGGCGGGCTGGAGAACATCAAGATCAAGCTGCCGGCAGTGGTCACCACCGACCTGCGCCTCAACGAGCCGCGCTACGCCTCGCTGCCCAACATCATGAAGGCCAAGAAGAAGCCGATCGAGACGCTGGCGCCCGACGCGCTGGGTGTCGACGTCGCGCCGCGGCTCAAGGTCCTCAAGGTCGAGGAGCCGCCCAAGCGCAAGTCCGGCATCAAGGTGAAGACCGTGGCCGAACTGGTCGACAAGCTGAAGAACGAAGCGGGAGTGATCTGA
- a CDS encoding FAD-binding protein, with translation MAILVVAAHDGKAVRANVANAVAAATQLGSDVHVLVAGSGAGEAAKSAAALQGVAKVLQAEDAAYTNWVAEDIAPLVVKLAANYSHIVMAADSVGKNVAPRVAALLDVAQVSEAIQIVSPDTFVRPIYAGNAMATVQSTDKIKVVTVRPTNFKAVVGGGSAAIEQIGGEGSKGLSSYVGAELSKSERPELTSAKIVISGGRGLASGENFKLLEALADKLGAGLGASRAAVDAGYVPNDYQVGQTGKVVAPDLYIAVGISGAIQHLAGMKDSKTIVAINKDEEAPIFQVADYGIVGDLFQIVPELTAAVDKK, from the coding sequence ATGGCCATCCTCGTGGTCGCCGCGCACGACGGCAAGGCCGTCCGCGCCAACGTCGCCAACGCCGTCGCCGCCGCGACGCAGCTCGGTTCGGACGTGCACGTGCTGGTGGCCGGCTCCGGCGCCGGCGAGGCCGCCAAGTCGGCGGCTGCCCTGCAGGGCGTCGCCAAGGTCCTGCAGGCCGAGGATGCGGCCTACACCAACTGGGTCGCCGAGGACATCGCGCCGCTCGTGGTGAAGCTCGCGGCGAACTACAGCCACATCGTCATGGCGGCCGACTCGGTCGGCAAGAACGTGGCGCCGCGCGTGGCGGCCCTGCTCGACGTGGCGCAGGTCTCGGAGGCGATCCAGATCGTCTCGCCCGACACCTTCGTGCGGCCGATCTACGCCGGCAATGCGATGGCCACGGTGCAATCGACCGACAAGATCAAGGTCGTGACCGTCCGTCCCACCAACTTCAAGGCGGTGGTGGGCGGCGGCTCGGCGGCGATCGAGCAGATCGGCGGCGAAGGCAGCAAGGGGTTGTCGAGCTATGTCGGTGCCGAGCTCTCGAAGAGCGAGCGGCCCGAACTCACCTCGGCCAAGATCGTCATCTCGGGCGGCCGCGGTCTCGCCAGCGGCGAGAACTTCAAGCTGCTCGAGGCGCTGGCCGACAAGCTGGGCGCCGGTCTCGGCGCCAGTCGCGCCGCGGTCGATGCGGGCTACGTGCCGAACGACTACCAGGTCGGCCAGACCGGCAAGGTGGTGGCGCCGGATCTCTACATCGCCGTCGGCATTTCCGGCGCGATCCAGCATCTCGCCGGCATGAAGGACAGCAAGACCATCGTCGCCATCAACAAGGACGAGGAGGCGCCGATCTTCCAGGTCGCCGACTACGGCATTGTCGGCGACCTGTTCCAGATCGTGCCCGAGTTGACTGCCGCCGTGGACAAGAAGTAG
- a CDS encoding 3-hydroxybutyryl-CoA dehydrogenase produces the protein MIKRIGVIGAGQMGSGIAHVCALKGFDIRLADVDEPHLQSGLDNIGRNMDRQIGRGMIRPEDKDAALKRISTGVDYKQFADCDLIVEAATENEGVKRDIFKKLCVGLPPNVLLATNTSSISVTRLASVTDRPGKFMGMHFMNPVPLMGLVELIRGIATEEETFRAVRDVVVQLEKKPVNAEDFPAFIVNRILLPMINEAVYALYEGVGNVEAIDTGMKLGANHPMGPLELADFIGLDTCLSVMQVLHEGLADSKYRPCPLLVKYVEAGWVGRKVKRGFYDYSGERPVPTR, from the coding sequence ATGATCAAGCGCATCGGCGTCATCGGTGCCGGCCAGATGGGCAGCGGCATCGCCCATGTCTGCGCGCTGAAGGGCTTCGACATCCGGCTTGCCGACGTCGACGAGCCCCATCTGCAGAGCGGCCTGGACAATATCGGCCGCAACATGGACCGCCAGATCGGCCGCGGCATGATCCGGCCCGAGGACAAGGACGCGGCGTTGAAGCGCATCTCGACCGGCGTCGACTACAAGCAGTTTGCCGACTGCGACCTGATCGTCGAAGCGGCGACCGAGAACGAGGGCGTCAAGCGCGACATCTTCAAGAAGCTGTGCGTCGGCCTGCCGCCCAACGTCCTGTTGGCCACCAACACCTCGTCGATCTCCGTGACGCGTCTCGCCTCGGTCACCGACCGACCCGGCAAATTCATGGGCATGCACTTCATGAACCCGGTGCCGCTGATGGGGCTGGTCGAGCTGATCCGTGGCATCGCCACCGAGGAGGAGACGTTCCGCGCCGTACGCGACGTCGTCGTGCAGCTCGAGAAGAAGCCGGTCAATGCCGAGGACTTCCCCGCCTTCATCGTCAACCGCATCCTGCTGCCGATGATCAACGAGGCGGTTTACGCGCTCTACGAGGGCGTCGGCAACGTGGAAGCGATCGACACCGGCATGAAGCTCGGCGCCAACCATCCGATGGGCCCGCTCGAGCTCGCCGACTTCATCGGCCTCGACACCTGCCTCTCGGTGATGCAGGTGCTGCACGAGGGCCTCGCCGATTCCAAGTACCGGCCCTGTCCGCTGCTGGTCAAGTACGTCGAAGCCGGCTGGGTCGGCCGCAAGGTCAAGCGTGGCTTCTACGACTACTCGGGCGAGCGACCGGTGCCGACGCGCTAG
- a CDS encoding NAD(P)/FAD-dependent oxidoreductase, translating into MPDTAAFASPVPSQGAEHFDVLIVGAGISGVGGAYHLTHQCPGTSFVVLEAQESFGGTWLTHKYPGIRSDSDLYTFGYRFKPWTSAPIATAEEILRYMGEVIEENDLARHIRYCHTIVTARWSSDDARWTIEGRRTDTGEAVRFTASFLWMCQGYYRHSEGYTPQWPGMESFEGRIVHPQTWPTDLDYRGKKVVVIGSGATAATLIPAMAGDCAHVTMLQRSPTFFRAARNAIDLADTLRQLEVDETWIHEIVRRKILFDQSVFTQRSFDEPEKVKQELLAGVRAHLGPDYDIATHFTPGYRPWRQRIAFVPDGDLFKGIASGKASVVTDEIERFTAGGILLKSGRELEADIVVTATGFHLNVLGDIDFEIDGRRLDFAETVTYRGMMFTGVPNMVWVFGYFRASWTLRSDLVADFVCRLLGHMKTKGAQRVEVALRPEDRDMKLLPWIDSENFNPGYLARGLHLLPKCGDKREWQHTQDYWNEKNEFPEIDLDDAAFVYGKARVTA; encoded by the coding sequence ATGCCCGATACAGCCGCCTTCGCCTCGCCGGTCCCCAGCCAGGGCGCCGAGCATTTCGACGTGCTGATCGTCGGCGCCGGAATCTCCGGCGTCGGCGGCGCCTATCATCTCACCCACCAATGCCCCGGCACCAGCTTCGTCGTGCTGGAGGCCCAGGAGAGCTTCGGCGGCACCTGGCTCACGCACAAATATCCCGGCATCCGCTCCGACAGCGACCTCTACACCTTCGGCTACCGCTTCAAGCCGTGGACCAGCGCGCCCATCGCCACGGCCGAGGAAATACTGCGCTACATGGGCGAGGTCATCGAGGAGAACGACCTCGCGCGCCATATCCGCTATTGCCACACCATCGTCACGGCACGCTGGTCGAGCGATGACGCGCGATGGACCATCGAGGGCCGCCGCACCGACACCGGCGAGGCCGTCCGTTTCACGGCCAGCTTCCTGTGGATGTGCCAGGGCTACTACCGCCACTCCGAGGGCTACACGCCGCAATGGCCAGGCATGGAGTCGTTCGAGGGCCGCATCGTCCATCCGCAGACCTGGCCCACCGACCTCGACTACAGGGGCAAGAAGGTCGTCGTCATCGGCTCGGGCGCGACCGCCGCCACGCTCATCCCGGCGATGGCCGGGGACTGCGCCCATGTCACCATGCTGCAGCGCTCGCCGACCTTCTTTCGCGCGGCGCGCAACGCCATCGATCTCGCCGACACGCTGCGCCAGCTCGAGGTCGACGAGACGTGGATCCACGAGATCGTGCGGCGCAAGATCCTGTTCGACCAGTCGGTGTTCACCCAGCGCTCGTTCGACGAGCCGGAGAAGGTGAAGCAGGAGCTGCTGGCCGGCGTGCGCGCCCATCTCGGCCCCGACTACGACATCGCCACGCATTTCACGCCGGGCTATCGGCCATGGCGCCAGCGCATCGCCTTCGTGCCCGACGGCGACCTCTTCAAGGGCATCGCCTCCGGCAAGGCCTCGGTGGTCACCGACGAGATCGAGCGCTTCACCGCCGGGGGCATCCTGCTGAAGTCCGGCAGGGAACTGGAGGCGGACATCGTCGTCACGGCGACCGGCTTCCATCTCAACGTGCTGGGCGACATCGACTTCGAGATCGACGGCCGGCGCCTCGACTTCGCCGAGACCGTTACCTATCGCGGCATGATGTTTACCGGCGTGCCCAACATGGTCTGGGTGTTCGGCTATTTCCGCGCGAGCTGGACCCTCCGATCCGACCTGGTCGCCGACTTCGTGTGCCGTCTGCTCGGCCACATGAAGACGAAGGGCGCACAGCGGGTCGAGGTGGCGCTGCGGCCCGAGGACAGGGACATGAAGCTGCTGCCCTGGATCGACAGCGAGAACTTCAATCCGGGCTATCTCGCGCGCGGCCTGCACCTGCTGCCCAAGTGCGGCGACAAGCGCGAATGGCAGCACACGCAGGATTACTGGAACGAGAAGAACGAGTTCCCGGAGATCGACCTCGACGACGCGGCCTTCGTCTACGGCAAGGCCAGGGTCACGGCCTGA
- a CDS encoding TlpA family protein disulfide reductase has protein sequence MAHPVPNFLIGRRALLAGASAFFAAPALADLGPRLFTGTVAKFDRAKAGKPLPTLEFLDAQDRPALFSDFKDRVLLVNFWATWCAPCVKEMPSLDRLQGLVGKDKLIVLPLSLDGPSRDKVVPFYEQQALINLGIFFDKGRKIMQATGTTVLPTTILADRQGRELGRLEGEADWDQPEAVALINAAVGTSG, from the coding sequence ATGGCACATCCCGTCCCGAATTTCCTCATCGGCCGCCGCGCGCTGCTGGCCGGCGCATCGGCTTTTTTTGCCGCCCCGGCATTAGCCGACCTAGGGCCCAGGCTGTTCACCGGCACGGTCGCGAAGTTCGATCGCGCCAAGGCGGGCAAGCCGCTTCCCACGCTCGAGTTCCTCGACGCCCAAGACAGGCCAGCGCTGTTCTCCGACTTCAAGGACCGCGTGCTACTGGTGAACTTCTGGGCGACCTGGTGCGCGCCCTGTGTCAAGGAGATGCCGAGCCTCGACCGACTGCAGGGCCTCGTCGGCAAGGACAAGCTGATCGTCCTGCCGCTGTCGCTCGACGGTCCGTCGCGCGACAAGGTCGTGCCCTTCTACGAGCAGCAGGCGCTGATCAATCTCGGCATCTTCTTCGACAAGGGCCGCAAGATCATGCAGGCGACCGGCACGACCGTGCTGCCGACCACCATCCTCGCCGACCGGCAGGGTCGCGAGCTCGGCCGCCTCGAGGGCGAAGCCGACTGGGACCAGCCCGAAGCGGTGGCGTTGATCAACGCGGCGGTGGGAACGAGCGGCTGA
- the argH gene encoding argininosuccinate lyase → MWGGRYALGPSEIMEKINASIGFDRRLYAQDIAGSLAHAEMLVAQGILTAGDGRAIRRGLQQVQAEIESGKFRFSTRLEDIHFNVEARLTELIGPAGGRLHTARSRNDQVALDVRLWVRDTIDRFEPMLADLQAALIERAEQHAATIMPGFTHLQTAQPITFGHHLLAYVEMFGRDRSRLADCRRRLNESPLGAAALAGTPHPIDRVRTARSLGFDRPMANSLDAVSDRDYVVEFLGAAALCAVHLSRLAEEIVIWCSAPFRFVSLSDAFTTGSSIMPQKRNPDAAELTRAKVGRIMGAFVALCTILKGLPLTYQKDMQEDKEPLFDATDSLELGIAAMAGMVRDLKANPERMRAVASADYSVATDLADWLVREVGLPFRQAHHVTGVLVGKAAAKDVDLEALSLAEMRAVEPRITRAVYKVLTVEASVKARKSFGGTAPANVARAAKQARKRFL, encoded by the coding sequence ATGTGGGGCGGGCGCTACGCGCTCGGTCCGTCCGAGATCATGGAGAAGATCAACGCCTCCATCGGCTTCGACCGGCGGCTCTATGCCCAGGACATCGCGGGCTCGTTGGCGCATGCCGAGATGCTGGTCGCGCAGGGCATCCTGACGGCGGGCGACGGTCGCGCCATCCGGCGCGGCCTGCAGCAGGTGCAGGCCGAGATCGAGAGCGGCAAGTTCAGGTTCTCGACCAGGCTCGAGGACATCCATTTCAACGTCGAGGCGCGGCTCACCGAGCTGATCGGTCCGGCCGGCGGACGACTGCACACCGCGCGCTCGCGCAACGACCAGGTGGCGCTCGACGTTCGGCTGTGGGTGCGCGACACGATCGACCGCTTCGAGCCGATGCTGGCCGACCTGCAGGCTGCGCTGATCGAGCGCGCCGAGCAGCATGCCGCTACCATCATGCCGGGCTTCACCCATCTGCAGACGGCGCAGCCCATCACGTTCGGCCATCACCTGCTGGCCTATGTCGAGATGTTCGGCCGCGACCGCTCGCGGCTCGCCGATTGCCGGCGCCGCCTCAACGAATCGCCGCTCGGCGCGGCCGCGCTGGCCGGCACGCCCCATCCCATCGACCGGGTGAGGACGGCGAGAAGCCTCGGGTTCGACCGGCCGATGGCCAACTCGCTCGATGCCGTCTCCGACCGCGACTATGTCGTGGAGTTCCTGGGCGCGGCGGCGCTCTGCGCCGTGCATCTGTCGCGGCTGGCCGAGGAGATCGTGATCTGGTGTTCCGCGCCGTTCCGCTTCGTTTCGTTGTCGGACGCCTTCACGACGGGCAGCTCGATCATGCCGCAGAAGCGCAACCCCGACGCCGCCGAGCTGACGCGCGCCAAGGTCGGCCGGATCATGGGCGCGTTCGTGGCGCTCTGCACCATCCTCAAGGGCCTGCCGCTCACCTACCAGAAGGACATGCAGGAGGATAAGGAGCCGCTGTTCGACGCAACCGACTCGCTCGAGCTCGGCATCGCCGCCATGGCCGGCATGGTGCGCGACCTCAAGGCCAATCCGGAGCGCATGCGCGCCGTCGCCTCGGCCGACTATTCGGTTGCGACCGATCTCGCCGACTGGCTGGTGCGCGAGGTCGGCCTGCCGTTCCGCCAGGCCCATCACGTCACCGGCGTGCTGGTCGGCAAGGCGGCGGCGAAGGATGTTGACCTGGAAGCACTGTCGCTCGCCGAGATGCGGGCAGTCGAGCCGCGCATCACGAGGGCCGTCTACAAGGTGCTCACGGTCGAAGCGTCGGTGAAGGCGCGCAAGAGCTTCGGCGGCACCGCGCCCGCCAACGTCGCGCGCGCCGCCAAGCAAGCACGGAAGCGATTTCTATGA
- the lysA gene encoding diaminopimelate decarboxylase, with product MNSFAYRNGEMHAEGVALKAIAAQVGTPFYCYSAQALRAAWQEFADGIKGVNASVCYALKANSNLAVIKLFGDLGAGADIVSVGEMRRALAAGIPAGRIIYSGVGKKPSELAAALEAGVGQINVESSAELETLNAVAGQLGVTASITLRVNPDVDARTHAKITTGRKENKFGIDIDLAREAYALAGRLPNLRVVGVAMHIGSQLTSLEPYRAAIARVRELVGQLRADGHRVERFDIGGGLGIVYADEQPPSISSFLEVVIKETEGLGCELTFEPGRRLVGEAGVLVSEVILVKPGVSKTFVVVDAAMNDLIRPTLYEAWHDVVPVREPRQNAAKIRCDIVGPICESGDYLAQNRDLAPLAAGDLIMVRSAGAYGAVMASTYNSRPLAPEVMVDGTRFAVTRPRPSIEEMISAERFPPWMESARK from the coding sequence ATGAATTCCTTCGCTTACAGGAACGGCGAGATGCACGCCGAGGGCGTGGCGCTCAAGGCCATCGCGGCGCAAGTGGGCACGCCGTTCTACTGCTATTCGGCCCAGGCTCTGCGCGCCGCCTGGCAGGAGTTCGCCGACGGTATCAAGGGCGTGAACGCCTCGGTCTGCTATGCGCTCAAGGCCAACAGCAACCTCGCCGTCATCAAGCTGTTCGGCGATCTCGGCGCGGGCGCGGACATCGTCTCGGTGGGTGAGATGCGGCGCGCGCTGGCCGCCGGCATCCCGGCCGGGCGGATCATCTACTCCGGCGTCGGCAAGAAGCCGTCGGAACTCGCCGCCGCGCTCGAGGCGGGCGTCGGCCAGATCAACGTCGAGAGCTCGGCCGAGCTCGAGACGCTCAATGCCGTGGCGGGCCAGCTCGGTGTGACGGCGTCCATCACCCTCCGCGTCAATCCCGACGTCGACGCCAGGACCCACGCCAAGATCACCACGGGGCGCAAGGAGAACAAGTTCGGCATCGACATCGACCTCGCCCGCGAGGCCTATGCCCTCGCCGGGCGCCTGCCCAACCTGCGGGTGGTCGGGGTGGCGATGCATATCGGCTCGCAGCTCACCAGCCTGGAGCCGTACCGGGCGGCTATCGCGCGGGTCCGCGAGCTGGTCGGCCAGTTGCGCGCCGACGGCCATCGCGTCGAGCGCTTCGACATCGGCGGCGGGCTGGGGATCGTCTACGCCGACGAGCAGCCGCCCTCGATTTCCTCGTTCCTCGAGGTCGTGATCAAGGAAACCGAGGGCCTGGGCTGCGAGTTGACCTTCGAGCCCGGCCGCCGGCTGGTCGGCGAGGCGGGCGTGCTGGTGAGCGAAGTGATCCTGGTGAAGCCCGGTGTCTCCAAGACCTTCGTCGTCGTCGACGCGGCGATGAACGACCTGATCCGGCCGACCCTGTACGAGGCCTGGCACGACGTCGTGCCGGTCCGGGAACCCCGCCAGAATGCCGCCAAAATCCGTTGCGACATTGTCGGACCGATCTGTGAGTCCGGCGACTATCTGGCACAAAACCGTGATTTGGCCCCGCTGGCTGCCGGCGACCTCATCATGGTACGCTCGGCGGGCGCATATGGTGCGGTCATGGCGTCGACCTACAATAGCCGGCCCCTGGCGCCGGAGGTCATGGTCGATGGCACGCGATTTGCGGTCACGAGGCCACGACCGTCGATCGAGGAGATGATCTCGGCCGAGCGGTTTCCGCCGTGGATGGAATCCGCGAGGAAGTAG